A genomic stretch from Vulpes lagopus strain Blue_001 chromosome 11, ASM1834538v1, whole genome shotgun sequence includes:
- the SLC22A6 gene encoding solute carrier family 22 member 6 has protein sequence MAFNDLLQQVGGVGRFQQIQVTLVVLPLLLMASHNTLQNFTAAIPTHHCRPPANANLSTDGELEAWLPRDRQGQPESCLHYTIPQQGPPFPNGTDANSTGATEPCTNGWIYDNSTFPSTIVTEWDLVCSNRALRQLAQSLYMVGVLLGAMVFGYLADRLGRRKLLILNYLQTAVSGTCAAFAPNFPVYCAFRLLSGMSLAGIALNCMTLNMEWMPIHTRACVGTLTGYVYSLGQFLLAGVALAVPHWRHLQLLVSVPFFAFFIYSWFFIESARWYSSSGRLDLTLRALQRVAWINGKQEEGTKLSMEVLRASLQKELTMGKGQASALELLRCPALRHLFLCLSMLWFATSFAYYGLVMDLQGFGVSLYLIQVIFGAVDLPAKLVGFLVINSLGRRPAQMASLLLAGICILVNGVVPQDQSIVRTSLAVLGKGCLAASFNCIFLYTGELYPTVIRQTGMGMGSTMARVGSIVSPLVGMTAELYPSVPLFIYGAVPVAASAVTALLPETLGQPLPDTVQDMENRRRGKPRRQEQEQQKQMVPLQASAQGNGL, from the exons ATGGCCTTCAACGACCTCCTGCAGCAGGTGGGGGGTGTCGGCCGCTTCCAGCAAATCCAGGTCACTCTGGTggtcctccccctgctcctgatGGCTTCCCACAACACCCTGCAGAACTTCACGGCCGCCATCCCCACCCACCACTGCCGCCCACCCGCCAATGCCAACCTCAGCACGGATGGGGAGTTGGAGGCCTGGCTACCCCGGGACAGGCAGGGGCAGCCCGAGTCCTGCCTCCACTACACCATCCCCCAACAGGGACCACCTTTTCCCAATGGCACAGATGCCAACAGCACGGGGGCCACGGAGCCCTGCACCAATGGCTGGATCTACGACAACAGCACCTTTCCTTCCACCATCGTGACTGAG tGGGACCTCGTGTGTTCTAACAGGGCCTTACGCCAGCTGGCCCAGTCCTTGTACATGGTAGGGGTGCTTCTCGGAGCCATGGTGTTTGGGTACCTGGCAGACAG GCTGGGCCGCCGCAAGTTGCTGATCCTGAACTACCTGCAGACAGCCGTGTCAGGAACCTGCGCAGCCTTCGCTCCCAACTTCCCCGTCTACTGTGCCTTCCGGCTCCTCTCTGGCATGTCGCTGGCTGGCATCGCCCTCAACTGCATGACGCTGA ATATGGAGTGGATGCCCATCCACACACGGGCTTGTGTGGGCACCCTGACTGGCTATGTGTACAGCCTGGGCCAGTTTCTCCTGGCCGGTGTGGCCTTGGCCGTGCCCCActggcgccacctgcagctccTGGTCTCCGTGCCTTTTTTCGCCTTCTTCATCTACTCCTG GTTCTTTATCGAGTCGGCCCGTTGGTACTCCTCCTCCGGAAGGCTAGACCTCACCCTGAGGGCCCTGCAGAGAGTGGCCTGGATCAATGGGAAGCAGGAAGAGGGGACCAAGCTGAGTATGGAG GTGCTCCGGGCCAGTCTGCAGAAGGAGCTGACCATGGGCAAAGGCCAGGCTTCCGCCTTGGAGTTGCTGCGCTGCCCCGCCCTTCgccacctcttcctctgcctctccatgctGTG GTTTGCCACTAGTTTTGCTTACTACGGGCTGGTCATGGACCTACAGGGCTTTGGGGTCAGCCTCTACCTAATCCAGGTGATTTTTGGTGCTGTGGACCTGCCTGCCAAGCTTGTAGGCTTCCTTGTCATCAACTCTCTGGGCCGCCGGCCTGCCCAGATGGCCTCACTGCTGCTGGCAGGCATCTGCATCCTGGTGAATGGGGTTGTACCCCAAG aTCAGTCCATTGTCCGCACCTCCCTTGCTGTGCTGGGGAAAGGCTGCCTGGCAGCTTCTTTCAACTGCATCTTTTTATATACTGGGGAGCTGTACCCCACAGTGATCCG GCAGACGGGCATGGGAATGGGCAGCACCATGGCCCGAGTAGGCAGCATCGTGAGCCCTCTGGTGGGCATGACTGCTGAGCTCTACCCCTCCGTGCCTCTCTTCATCTACGGCGCGGTCCCCGTGGCTGCCAGCGCTGTCACTGCCCTCCTGCCAGAGACCCTGGGCCAGCCACTGCCAGACACAGTGCAGGACATGGAAAACAG GAGAAGAGGAAAGCCAAGGCGGCAGGAGCAAGAGCAGCAGAAGCAGATGGTCCCGCTCCAGGCCTCAGCACAAGGAAATGGACTCTAA